The following nucleotide sequence is from Armatimonadota bacterium.
TATATTCCCAAGAAAATTAGGAAATTACGCACTAAGCGTCGAATACTTTACTAAATGCATTTCAAACTCGGCATTTGCTGAGCACTTTGTATAGGAGGAATATACCTTGAAACGTTTTTGTACACCTTGCATCACTCTCATTCTGCTTTTGTGCTTCATATCAGTTAACCATGCTGGGTCAAAATGCACTGCCGACCCATCAGGATGGAAGTATTTATTCGATGGTAAAACATTAAAAGGGTGGAAAGCAACTGGCGATCCAAAAGGTTGGACCGTGGAGAATGGTACAATTGTTAATCTTGCAAAGGGTGGCGGCTATCTCGCTTCTGAGAAGACCTATGGCAATTTTCAACTTGAACTAGAGTTCAAGCTTGAAAAAGGAGTAAACAGCGGCGTCTTTTTCCGCTGGGCAAACTTGAGTGATCCAGTTCAAACGGGGATAGAAATTCAGCTTCTAGATTCTTATGGTGTACAAAATCCGAGCAAGCATGACTGTGGGGCAATCTATGACTGTTTAGAACCAAAAAAGAACGCTTGCAAGCCAGCTGGTGAATGGAACAACTTACTACTCACCTGCAAGAACAACATGATTCTCGTGGACCTAAATGGGGAACGAATCATTGTCATGAACCTCGACAAGTGGACAACTCCACATAAAAACCCTGATGGTACAAAGAACAAGTTCAATACCGCTTACAAAGATATGCCCCGTTCCGGACATATTGGTTTTCAGGACCATGGCGGTAAAATCTGGTTCAGAAACATACGCATCCGCGAGCTTTAGGGGCTCTGGAACATAAACTTTTGGTCAAAAAAGACAGCCGGCTGTTTGTAAGCCGGCTGTCCCTGCTTCACACTATTCGCCGGCTATTATTTTGTCCATGCGAATGGCAACATCTTTTAGATATGCGGCATCGCCTCCCGGAAGCTCCGCCGTCAAATAACCTTTATAACCTACCTCGTCGAGCGCCTTGCGTACTTCAATCCAATCGACGCTTCCTTCACGCAGGTTTTTCCACTCACGAGTATCCTTTTTAAAATCCTTTACATGAACCCTGTAAATTCGTTTTCCAAGCGTGCGGATCCAATCTTGCGGCCATC
It contains:
- a CDS encoding DUF1080 domain-containing protein; its protein translation is MKRFCTPCITLILLLCFISVNHAGSKCTADPSGWKYLFDGKTLKGWKATGDPKGWTVENGTIVNLAKGGGYLASEKTYGNFQLELEFKLEKGVNSGVFFRWANLSDPVQTGIEIQLLDSYGVQNPSKHDCGAIYDCLEPKKNACKPAGEWNNLLLTCKNNMILVDLNGERIIVMNLDKWTTPHKNPDGTKNKFNTAYKDMPRSGHIGFQDHGGKIWFRNIRIREL